In a genomic window of Streptomyces pristinaespiralis:
- a CDS encoding DUF397 domain-containing protein: protein MSTTELAWFKSSYSGSSGDSCVEVATTPATVHVRDSKVEQSPELAVSPASWTSFVSYAAQD from the coding sequence ATGAGCACCACAGAACTGGCCTGGTTCAAGAGCAGCTACAGCGGCAGCTCCGGCGACAGTTGCGTAGAGGTGGCGACCACGCCCGCGACCGTCCACGTCCGGGACTCCAAGGTCGAGCAGAGCCCTGAACTCGCCGTGTCACCCGCGTCGTGGACGAGCTTCGTCTCGTACGCCGCTCAGGACTGA
- a CDS encoding MFS transporter, with product MPSTTVDHSPLPTSPGPDTARPGRLRSNPWLTLLAVACGLFMVQLDGSVVAIANPEIGRDLNASTADLQWVTNSYLLALAAALILGGKLGDRFGRRTFYMIGLAGFTAASLAIGLAGSIEGVVVFRAFQGLFGAMLVPNTLGLLRAVFPGNKFAMAVGIWAMVASVATALGPIVGGLLVEHVSWESVFYINLPIGLVTLAFSATVLPQSRNAGGHHRFDIPGVALLALGLLSLVFGVVKGETWGWTSAGTLGTVLAGVAVLVLFGRYESRTEHPLLPMRLFRSPALAVGTVVTALNFFVMLGVIFFVMLYLQNVRGFTPVEAGVRTLPLSIASLLAAPLGAALTGRFGPRVVMPLGMLLQAGATFGMLTWDADSSYTALWPPFIALGLGVGMVLSASSDAIVGNAPVKDGGVAGGLQATALQVGGALGTSVLVSLITGRVGSTLQEELTRAGVAPAVAGRLHEAKDAVAMGIAPVSGDMPAPLRAAVVEGSGQAFMNGAHTAVLVTGVLCVLGAVVAAAGIRRSPQAAGH from the coding sequence ATGCCGTCCACCACCGTGGATCACTCCCCCCTGCCCACCTCGCCCGGGCCGGACACCGCAAGGCCCGGCCGGCTGCGGTCGAACCCGTGGCTGACCCTGCTCGCCGTCGCCTGCGGCCTGTTCATGGTCCAGCTCGACGGGTCCGTCGTCGCGATCGCCAACCCGGAGATCGGCCGGGACCTGAACGCGTCCACCGCGGACCTGCAATGGGTCACCAACTCCTATCTGCTGGCCCTGGCCGCCGCGCTGATCCTCGGCGGCAAGCTGGGTGACCGCTTCGGCCGGCGCACCTTCTACATGATCGGCCTCGCGGGCTTCACCGCGGCCTCCCTGGCCATAGGACTGGCCGGCTCGATCGAGGGCGTCGTCGTCTTCCGCGCGTTCCAGGGCCTCTTCGGAGCCATGCTCGTACCGAACACGCTCGGTCTGCTGCGCGCCGTCTTCCCAGGGAACAAGTTCGCCATGGCGGTGGGCATCTGGGCCATGGTCGCTTCCGTGGCGACCGCGCTCGGCCCCATCGTCGGCGGACTGCTCGTCGAACACGTCAGCTGGGAGTCCGTCTTCTACATCAACCTGCCCATCGGCCTGGTGACACTGGCGTTCAGCGCGACCGTGCTGCCGCAGAGCAGGAACGCCGGCGGCCACCACCGCTTCGACATCCCCGGCGTCGCGCTGCTCGCCCTCGGGCTGCTCAGCCTGGTCTTCGGTGTCGTCAAGGGCGAGACATGGGGCTGGACGTCCGCCGGCACCCTGGGCACGGTCCTGGCCGGTGTCGCCGTCCTCGTACTGTTCGGCCGGTACGAGAGCCGGACCGAGCACCCGCTGCTCCCGATGCGGTTGTTCCGCAGCCCCGCGCTGGCCGTCGGCACGGTCGTCACCGCCCTGAACTTCTTCGTGATGCTCGGCGTGATCTTCTTCGTGATGCTCTACCTGCAGAACGTGCGCGGCTTCACCCCTGTCGAGGCGGGTGTGCGCACCCTCCCGCTGAGCATCGCCTCCCTGCTCGCGGCCCCGCTGGGCGCCGCGCTGACCGGCCGCTTCGGTCCCCGTGTCGTCATGCCGCTGGGCATGCTGCTCCAGGCGGGCGCCACCTTCGGCATGCTCACCTGGGACGCCGACTCCTCCTACACCGCCCTGTGGCCGCCGTTCATCGCGCTCGGGCTGGGCGTCGGCATGGTGCTGTCCGCCTCCTCCGACGCCATCGTCGGCAACGCGCCGGTGAAGGACGGCGGCGTGGCCGGCGGCCTCCAGGCGACCGCGCTCCAGGTCGGCGGCGCCCTCGGCACGTCCGTGCTCGTCTCCCTGATCACCGGCCGGGTGGGGTCGACCCTCCAGGAGGAGCTGACACGGGCGGGCGTCGCCCCGGCGGTGGCCGGCAGGCTCCACGAGGCCAAGGACGCGGTGGCCATGGGCATCGCGCCCGTGTCCGGCGACATGCCGGCCCCCTTGCGGGCCGCGGTCGTCGAGGGCAGCGGCCAGGCGTTCATGAACGGCGCGCACACGGCCGTGCTCGTCACCGGTGTCCTCTGTGTCCTCGGAGCCGTCGTCGCCGCGGCCGGCATCCGGCGCTCTCCACAGGCCGCGGGCCACTGA
- a CDS encoding helix-turn-helix domain-containing protein: MNGPTGATEPESSDSLKAFGEVVKAFRKRARLTQEQFAPRVRYSVPTVASIEQGRRFPPASFVDRAEEVLDAFGALRGAARHLSRRPGLASWFRQWAQLEAESVNLCTYECRLIPGLLQTEAYARTLFSERLPPLGDDQIEARLSARTERQRLLRERPNTAFSFIVEEHVLQRGVGASPELLPHVLELAALRNIEVQVMPQKRVTHAGIDGPMQLLETPDNTWYGYCEGQESGQLISDAKVVSMLQMRYARMRSQALSLEDSLSLLRRMRGAA, translated from the coding sequence ATGAACGGCCCCACGGGCGCCACCGAGCCGGAGAGTTCGGACAGCCTCAAGGCGTTCGGCGAGGTCGTCAAGGCGTTCCGGAAGCGTGCGCGTCTGACACAGGAACAGTTCGCCCCGCGGGTGCGGTACTCGGTGCCGACCGTCGCCTCCATCGAACAGGGCCGCCGGTTCCCTCCGGCGTCGTTCGTCGACCGGGCGGAGGAGGTACTGGACGCCTTCGGCGCGCTGCGGGGCGCGGCACGGCATCTGTCGCGGCGGCCGGGGCTGGCGAGCTGGTTCCGGCAGTGGGCGCAGCTGGAGGCGGAGTCGGTCAACCTCTGTACGTACGAGTGCCGTTTGATCCCGGGCCTGTTGCAGACGGAGGCGTACGCGCGCACGTTGTTCTCTGAGCGCCTGCCACCACTCGGCGACGACCAGATCGAGGCCAGGCTGTCCGCGCGGACGGAGCGTCAGAGGCTGTTGCGGGAGCGCCCGAACACGGCCTTCAGCTTCATCGTCGAGGAGCATGTGCTCCAGCGCGGGGTGGGAGCGAGCCCGGAGCTCCTCCCCCACGTCCTCGAGCTCGCCGCACTGCGGAACATCGAGGTCCAGGTCATGCCTCAGAAACGAGTGACCCACGCCGGTATCGACGGTCCGATGCAGCTCCTGGAGACACCGGACAACACCTGGTACGGCTACTGCGAGGGACAGGAGAGCGGACAGCTCATCTCTGACGCCAAAGTGGTCAGCATGCTCCAGATGCGGTATGCCAGGATGCGGTCACAGGCTCTCTCTTTGGAGGACTCCCTGAGCCTGCTGCGGCGGATGCGAGGAGCAGCATGA
- a CDS encoding 5-oxoprolinase subunit B family protein has translation MRLRPVGEDSLLVDLDTPEEAQAWHARILDRCGRGTPAPVRDIVPGDRTVLLYKVTDVRALEAELRRWSVPLSAAGSGPLVEIPVHYDGADLGAVAGLWGVTEDEVARIHSGTEHRVAFCGFSPGFAYMLGLGERYQVPRRSAPRTSVPAGSVALAGPYTGVYPRASPGGWQLIGTTPVRLWDLEREPAALLTPGTRVRFVPQEAAPTQAATPEDPSAAATRKRTV, from the coding sequence ATGAGGCTGCGACCGGTCGGGGAGGACTCCCTGCTCGTGGATCTGGACACGCCGGAAGAGGCGCAGGCCTGGCACGCCAGGATCCTCGACCGGTGCGGCCGTGGAACCCCGGCGCCGGTGCGCGACATCGTGCCCGGGGACCGGACCGTGCTCCTCTACAAAGTCACCGACGTCCGCGCCCTGGAGGCCGAGCTGCGCCGGTGGTCCGTGCCCCTGTCGGCGGCCGGCAGCGGCCCTCTGGTCGAGATCCCGGTGCACTACGACGGCGCCGATCTCGGCGCGGTCGCCGGGCTGTGGGGGGTCACGGAGGACGAGGTGGCGCGGATCCACAGCGGTACGGAACACAGGGTGGCGTTCTGCGGATTCTCCCCGGGGTTCGCCTACATGCTCGGCCTCGGCGAGCGGTACCAGGTGCCGCGCCGTTCCGCGCCCCGCACCTCGGTGCCCGCGGGCTCGGTGGCGCTCGCCGGCCCCTACACCGGTGTGTATCCGCGGGCCTCCCCGGGCGGCTGGCAGCTGATCGGGACGACCCCGGTGCGCCTGTGGGACCTCGAGCGCGAGCCCGCGGCGCTTCTGACCCCCGGCACGCGCGTGCGCTTCGTCCCCCAGGAGGCGGCGCCCACCCAGGCGGCCACGCCTGAAGACCCGTCAGCGGCGGCGACGAGAAAGCGCACGGTATGA
- a CDS encoding GNAT family N-acetyltransferase, giving the protein MDLVPFVRRYRPSDRAALADICVRTAHEGGDSTSLYPDPGLMPSLFAFPYVELEPAFAFVLDDGTGQAVGYILGAPDTPRFAERFRAEWLPLVSERYPEPEGEPTTPVEEMLVLLHRPERMVLPELTSFPAHLHIDLLPRWQRRGFGRALMRALLDALEAAGVPAVHLCMVRANTAARAFYGRLGFREIDVPDPGPVLYLGRPTARAGSAA; this is encoded by the coding sequence ATGGACCTCGTTCCCTTCGTGCGCCGCTACCGTCCGTCGGACCGGGCGGCGCTGGCGGACATCTGCGTCAGAACGGCCCATGAGGGTGGGGACTCGACGTCCCTCTATCCGGATCCCGGGCTGATGCCGTCACTATTCGCCTTCCCCTACGTCGAGTTGGAGCCCGCTTTCGCCTTCGTGCTGGACGACGGAACAGGGCAGGCCGTCGGATACATCCTGGGCGCGCCGGACACGCCGCGCTTCGCCGAGCGGTTCCGCGCCGAGTGGCTGCCCCTCGTGTCGGAGCGGTACCCCGAACCGGAAGGTGAGCCGACGACGCCCGTCGAGGAGATGCTGGTTCTCCTGCACCGGCCGGAACGCATGGTGCTGCCGGAGCTGACGTCCTTCCCCGCGCATCTGCACATCGACCTGCTGCCGCGATGGCAGCGCCGCGGCTTCGGACGCGCCCTGATGCGGGCGCTGCTGGACGCTTTGGAGGCCGCGGGCGTGCCGGCCGTGCACCTCTGCATGGTGCGGGCCAACACCGCCGCGCGGGCCTTCTACGGACGTCTCGGCTTCCGGGAGATCGATGTGCCGGACCCCGGTCCGGTGCTGTACCTGGGCCGGCCGACGGCTCGCGCCGGGTCTGCGGCATGA
- a CDS encoding 5-oxoprolinase subunit C family protein, translated as MSGGTLDVVRAGALTTVQDLGRSGHAGLGVPRAGALDRPAHLLANRLVGNPADAATLETTLTGVAVRTDRPAVAAVTGAPAPVRVNGRPAAWGTAVHLPAGAVLDVGAPTSGLRSYVAVDGGIAVAPVLGSRSTDLLSGLGPATLRDGGTLPLGEPTGEPLYADTLLWEAPPKELVLPVLLGPRDDWFTAAAVSTLATGRYEISQHSNRIALRLEGPPLERAVHREMPSEGMVVGAVQVPPDGRPVVFLADCPTTGGYPVIGVVPESLLYPAAQAAPGLTVRFVPRRHRR; from the coding sequence ATGAGCGGCGGCACGCTGGACGTCGTACGGGCGGGCGCCCTCACGACCGTCCAGGACCTCGGCCGGTCCGGTCACGCAGGTCTCGGTGTGCCGCGCGCCGGGGCGCTGGACCGGCCCGCGCACCTGCTGGCGAACCGGCTGGTGGGCAATCCCGCCGACGCGGCGACCCTGGAGACCACACTGACCGGGGTCGCGGTGCGCACCGACCGCCCCGCGGTGGCCGCCGTGACGGGGGCGCCGGCACCGGTGCGGGTGAACGGCCGGCCGGCGGCGTGGGGCACCGCGGTGCACCTGCCGGCCGGCGCCGTACTCGACGTGGGCGCGCCGACCAGCGGCCTGCGCAGCTACGTCGCCGTCGACGGGGGCATCGCGGTGGCCCCGGTCCTGGGCAGCCGCTCCACCGATCTGCTCTCGGGGCTCGGTCCGGCCACGCTCAGGGACGGGGGGACGCTGCCCCTGGGCGAGCCGACCGGCGAACCGCTGTACGCCGACACGCTGTTGTGGGAGGCGCCGCCGAAGGAACTGGTGCTGCCCGTACTGCTCGGGCCGCGCGACGACTGGTTCACCGCCGCCGCGGTGAGCACCCTCGCCACGGGCCGCTACGAGATCTCCCAGCACAGCAACCGCATCGCCCTGCGGCTGGAGGGTCCGCCGCTGGAGCGGGCCGTGCACCGTGAGATGCCGAGCGAGGGAATGGTGGTCGGCGCGGTGCAGGTTCCGCCGGACGGCCGGCCCGTGGTCTTCCTCGCCGACTGCCCCACCACCGGGGGCTATCCCGTGATCGGGGTCGTCCCCGAGAGCCTGCTGTACCCGGCCGCGCAGGCCGCGCCCGGTCTGACGGTCCGCTTCGTACCGCGACGCCACCGTCGCTGA
- a CDS encoding MarR family winged helix-turn-helix transcriptional regulator — translation MPGSALPSQDLDRVASALAATLPVLQRAIERRVDLESPHVKPPEGQLALLRFVARYEGTTVREAAQALLMKPNNVSALISQLTGRGLLERRQDDADKRIVRLHLTPTARRELAAVRRIENAHLTRALRALTEGEMDALGSAVGALTSLTRHLHSAGA, via the coding sequence ATGCCCGGCTCCGCCCTGCCCTCCCAGGACCTCGACCGCGTGGCCTCGGCCCTCGCGGCGACCCTGCCTGTGCTGCAGCGCGCCATCGAACGCCGGGTGGACCTGGAATCCCCGCACGTCAAGCCGCCGGAGGGGCAACTCGCACTGCTGCGGTTCGTCGCCCGGTACGAAGGCACGACCGTCCGCGAGGCGGCCCAGGCGCTGCTCATGAAGCCGAACAACGTCAGCGCGCTGATCTCCCAGCTCACCGGGCGGGGACTGCTCGAACGCCGGCAGGACGACGCCGACAAGCGGATCGTGCGTCTGCACCTCACGCCGACGGCCCGACGGGAGCTCGCCGCGGTCAGGCGCATCGAGAACGCACACCTCACACGTGCTCTCCGTGCCCTGACCGAAGGGGAGATGGACGCTCTCGGCTCGGCCGTGGGCGCGCTCACGTCACTGACGCGCCACCTCCACTCCGCGGGCGCCTGA